A stretch of the Aminipila terrae genome encodes the following:
- the mfd gene encoding transcription-repair coupling factor gives MNDNKIINISGISEGRVAPVGANIAGKNVGPTLVVTSSAIKAKRLGEDLSFFGHKNVYVMPDAGEIFLRYEAKTHHELLDRLKILKAMVMGEDCFVVAPVSAALKKMASADLFKNNIINLNLGDEINLEEIKQKLVSMGYERVPMVDAKGQFSVRGSIIDVFTADAENPYRVELFDIEVDSIRSFDLDTQRASKNLDSIKIFPAELLQNDQEVFDKAARKIDKEYSAYIKRLYNKQEKSKEEIHKIEQLEKRKNELLEYVENNTNIQLLENYIHYFYEETVYLWDYLPENSIVMIDDPDRVIEALETRIKEFKMDFEVLLETGYVIPKDYQSFSDEKDYFKLYEQPLVYLFTPFQKRIKGDVKLTEIHNVVSKQGPVFNGRMDLLAEALKRYVHENYQITIVCSTDERVENLTEFIERNELTGKITFKKGSITGGMEFPEEKVCYIWDGDIFTNQKQGKTRSQKSKPKGKAIQSFSDMHKGDFVVHDNHGIGKFLGIEQLVVQNVKKDYLKIKYAGEDMLYVPVEQMDLIQKYVSADGATPKINKLSGSEWKKTKAKAKAAIANMAKELLELSAARQIEKGYAFSEDTVWQKEFEDSFPYQETSDQLRAISEIKSDMERPIAMDRLLCGDVGYGKTEVAARALFKCVAEGKQAAVLVPTTILANQHYMTLKDRFEKFPFKVEMLCRFRSDRQQDEIVTQIEKGTVDLVIGTHRMLSKDVQFKNLGLLVIDEEQRFGVQHKEAIKQLRKNVDVLTMSATPIPRTLHMSLVGIKDMSLIEEPPEERYPVQTYVLEQEDELIRTAIERELARDGQVYVIFNRVLGINKVAAQIKRLVAHAKVEVAHGQMNEHELEDIMIRFINNESNVLVATTIVESGIDIPNANTIIMLDADRLGLAQLYQLRGRVGRSTRLSYAYLMFQKNKVLSEVAEKRLRAIKEFTEFGAGFKVAMRDLEIRGAGNLLGMEQHGHMMMIGYELYCKLVDDAVRALGGEIVNPDREEASIELQVTAYIPDRYIADEVLKLQMYKKIAAVDSVDGEEEIIDELIDRFGEIPKETVNLIKVSRIRSMAEALCITRIHEDGNKIIFDFAPENPLKAQAYARLSRSFGMRIFIHGGVKPMVRYTMEKTNKLEETIRVLDVMKEE, from the coding sequence ATGAATGATAATAAAATCATAAATATATCCGGAATATCAGAGGGACGGGTAGCGCCTGTCGGTGCTAATATTGCAGGGAAAAATGTGGGACCTACGTTAGTAGTTACCTCTTCTGCAATCAAAGCAAAACGACTGGGGGAAGACCTGTCTTTTTTTGGGCATAAAAATGTTTATGTAATGCCTGATGCAGGTGAAATTTTTCTTAGATATGAAGCAAAAACACATCATGAACTTCTGGATCGTTTGAAAATTTTAAAGGCAATGGTTATGGGAGAAGACTGTTTTGTTGTGGCCCCGGTTTCTGCTGCATTAAAAAAAATGGCTTCTGCTGATCTTTTTAAAAACAACATTATAAATTTAAACCTTGGGGATGAAATAAACCTGGAGGAAATCAAGCAAAAATTAGTATCCATGGGATATGAAAGAGTCCCGATGGTTGATGCCAAAGGACAATTCAGCGTCAGGGGAAGTATCATAGATGTTTTTACTGCAGATGCTGAAAATCCTTATAGAGTAGAACTTTTTGATATAGAAGTTGATTCTATAAGAAGTTTTGATTTAGACACCCAACGTGCCTCAAAGAACTTAGACAGCATAAAAATCTTTCCGGCTGAACTCCTGCAGAATGATCAGGAGGTTTTTGATAAAGCTGCCAGAAAAATTGATAAAGAATATTCTGCGTATATAAAACGCTTATATAATAAACAGGAAAAAAGTAAAGAAGAAATTCATAAAATTGAGCAACTTGAGAAAAGAAAAAATGAATTGCTTGAATATGTTGAAAATAATACAAATATCCAGTTATTAGAGAATTATATTCACTATTTTTACGAGGAAACAGTATACTTGTGGGATTATCTTCCGGAAAATTCGATAGTTATGATTGATGATCCAGACAGAGTCATTGAGGCACTGGAAACGCGAATAAAAGAGTTTAAAATGGATTTTGAAGTGCTGCTTGAAACTGGCTATGTTATACCAAAAGATTACCAGTCTTTTTCTGATGAAAAAGATTACTTTAAATTATATGAACAGCCTCTGGTATATTTGTTCACCCCTTTTCAGAAGAGAATAAAAGGTGATGTAAAGCTTACAGAAATCCATAATGTTGTAAGTAAACAGGGACCTGTTTTTAATGGCAGGATGGACCTGTTGGCAGAAGCACTGAAAAGGTATGTTCACGAAAACTATCAGATAACCATTGTGTGTTCAACGGATGAACGAGTTGAAAATCTGACAGAATTTATAGAACGAAACGAATTAACAGGAAAAATTACCTTTAAAAAAGGCAGCATAACAGGTGGCATGGAATTTCCTGAAGAAAAGGTTTGTTATATCTGGGATGGAGATATTTTTACAAACCAGAAACAGGGAAAAACCAGAAGTCAAAAAAGTAAACCTAAAGGAAAGGCTATACAAAGCTTTTCTGATATGCATAAAGGGGATTTTGTTGTACATGATAACCACGGAATTGGTAAATTTCTTGGTATAGAGCAGCTGGTAGTACAAAATGTAAAAAAGGATTATCTAAAAATAAAATATGCCGGTGAAGATATGCTTTATGTCCCTGTAGAGCAGATGGACTTAATTCAGAAGTACGTCAGCGCAGATGGTGCCACACCAAAGATAAATAAGTTATCCGGCAGTGAATGGAAAAAAACCAAGGCAAAAGCAAAAGCAGCCATTGCTAATATGGCAAAAGAACTGTTGGAGCTTTCGGCAGCAAGGCAAATTGAGAAGGGGTATGCCTTTTCGGAAGATACGGTATGGCAAAAGGAATTTGAGGATAGTTTCCCTTATCAGGAGACTTCAGACCAGTTAAGAGCCATCAGTGAGATAAAATCTGATATGGAACGGCCTATTGCCATGGACAGACTGCTTTGTGGAGATGTGGGATATGGTAAAACAGAAGTGGCTGCAAGAGCTTTGTTCAAATGTGTAGCAGAGGGAAAGCAGGCGGCTGTTTTGGTGCCTACTACCATATTGGCTAATCAGCATTATATGACTCTGAAGGACCGGTTTGAAAAATTTCCTTTTAAAGTTGAAATGCTTTGCAGATTCAGGAGTGACAGACAGCAGGATGAGATTGTAACCCAGATAGAAAAAGGTACTGTAGATTTAGTTATTGGTACCCATAGAATGCTTTCTAAAGATGTACAGTTTAAGAATTTAGGGCTGCTGGTTATAGATGAAGAACAACGATTTGGGGTTCAGCATAAAGAGGCTATAAAGCAACTAAGAAAGAACGTTGATGTTCTGACTATGTCTGCCACGCCAATCCCAAGGACTCTTCATATGTCTTTAGTTGGTATAAAGGATATGAGCCTCATAGAGGAGCCTCCAGAAGAAAGGTACCCGGTACAGACTTATGTACTGGAACAGGAGGATGAACTGATCAGAACTGCCATTGAAAGGGAACTGGCAAGAGACGGACAGGTATATGTGATATTTAACAGAGTGCTTGGTATTAACAAAGTGGCAGCGCAGATTAAGAGGCTTGTTGCCCATGCAAAAGTAGAGGTTGCTCACGGTCAGATGAATGAACATGAGCTGGAAGATATTATGATTCGGTTTATCAATAATGAAAGTAATGTGCTGGTAGCTACCACTATTGTAGAATCTGGAATAGACATTCCAAATGCCAATACCATCATCATGCTTGATGCTGACAGGCTGGGCCTGGCACAGCTATATCAGTTAAGGGGAAGGGTTGGAAGAAGTACCAGACTTTCTTATGCATATCTGATGTTCCAAAAAAATAAAGTTCTGTCAGAAGTAGCAGAAAAACGACTGAGGGCTATTAAAGAGTTTACTGAATTTGGTGCTGGATTTAAAGTTGCTATGAGGGATCTGGAAATAAGAGGAGCAGGAAACCTTTTAGGAATGGAACAACATGGGCATATGATGATGATTGGCTATGAACTTTATTGTAAACTGGTAGATGATGCTGTAAGAGCCTTAGGTGGTGAAATTGTAAATCCTGACAGGGAAGAAGCATCTATTGAACTTCAGGTTACAGCTTATATTCCAGATCGATACATTGCAGATGAAGTCCTTAAACTGCAAATGTATAAAAAGATTGCGGCTGTTGATAGCGTAGATGGCGAAGAAGAGATTATTGATGAATTGATAGACAGATTTGGAGAAATTCCGAAGGAGACGGTAAACTTAATAAAAGTCTCAAGAATACGCTCTATGGCTGAAGCATTATGTATAACGAGAATACATGAGGATGGAAATAAGATTATTTTTGATTTTGCTCCGGAAAATCCCCTTAAGGCACAGGCTTATGCAAGGCTTTCAAGAAGTTTCGGCATGAGAATCTTTATTCATGGAGGAGTGAAGCCCATGGTGAGATATACCATGGAAAAGACCAATAAGCTTGAAGAGACCATCAGAGTACTTGATGTGATGAAAGAAGAATAA
- the pth gene encoding aminoacyl-tRNA hydrolase: MYVIVGLGNPGKKYENTRHNIGFITLDYLADRHGIKITKIKHKALVGEGNISGQKVLLVKPQTYMNLSGNSVREVMEYYKVNIENLLVIYDDIDIPAGSVRIRKKGSAGTHNGMRSVVYDIQSDQFPRIRIGMGNSKNADLKDFVVGGFSKGEKEVFERAVVHTADAIECFLQFGIDKAMNEYNTKGAVGEEKGNE; this comes from the coding sequence ATGTATGTGATTGTTGGACTTGGAAATCCGGGAAAGAAATATGAAAATACAAGACACAATATTGGGTTTATCACCTTGGATTATCTGGCTGACAGGCATGGAATTAAAATTACAAAAATAAAACATAAAGCTTTGGTCGGAGAAGGAAACATCTCCGGCCAAAAAGTTTTATTGGTCAAACCACAGACTTATATGAATTTAAGTGGTAATTCTGTGCGTGAAGTGATGGAATATTACAAAGTTAATATAGAAAATCTGCTGGTTATCTATGATGATATTGATATACCAGCAGGAAGTGTACGAATTCGGAAAAAAGGAAGTGCAGGTACACATAATGGTATGAGATCTGTAGTGTATGATATACAGTCAGATCAGTTTCCGAGAATAAGAATCGGCATGGGCAATAGTAAAAATGCAGATTTAAAAGATTTTGTTGTTGGTGGTTTTTCAAAAGGGGAAAAAGAAGTTTTTGAAAGGGCAGTTGTTCATACAGCTGATGCCATAGAATGTTTCTTGCAATTTGGCATAGATAAGGCGATGAATGAATACAATACAAAAGGAGCTGTAGGAGAAGAAAAGGGTAATGAATGA
- a CDS encoding ribose-phosphate diphosphokinase gives MKSGAFSDFKIFTGNSHPALAEEIAKIMGKPLGKATVSTFSDGEISVNLWETVRGIDTYIVQPTCNPVNNSLMEVLIMIDAMKRASAGRINAVIPYYGYARQDRKAKARDPITAKLVADLLVAAGADRVVTMDLHAAQIQGYFNIPVDHLVGMPILVKYFQEKNLEDLVIVSPDHGSVTRARNMAQPLNAPIAIVDKRRPEPNKSEIMNIIGDIDGKTAILVDDMIDTAGTITNAANALKGLGAKEVYACATHPILSGPAIERIADSAIKELVLLNTTPIPEEKVIDKIKVLSVAPLFAEAMMRIFTNDSISKLFD, from the coding sequence ATGAAGAGCGGAGCATTTTCAGATTTTAAGATTTTTACGGGTAATTCACACCCGGCATTGGCTGAGGAGATTGCCAAAATAATGGGAAAACCATTAGGCAAGGCCACAGTGAGTACCTTTAGTGATGGAGAAATATCAGTAAATCTCTGGGAAACAGTAAGAGGCATTGACACATACATTGTTCAGCCGACTTGCAATCCTGTGAATAACAGCCTGATGGAAGTCTTAATTATGATTGATGCAATGAAAAGAGCGTCAGCAGGCAGAATTAATGCAGTTATTCCTTATTATGGTTATGCTCGTCAGGACAGAAAAGCAAAGGCGAGAGACCCGATTACAGCAAAACTGGTAGCGGATCTTCTTGTTGCAGCAGGAGCTGACAGAGTTGTGACTATGGATTTACATGCAGCACAGATTCAGGGATATTTTAATATTCCAGTAGACCATTTAGTGGGAATGCCAATATTAGTTAAGTACTTTCAGGAAAAAAATCTTGAGGATTTGGTTATCGTATCTCCGGACCACGGCAGCGTTACAAGAGCAAGAAATATGGCACAGCCTTTAAATGCTCCCATTGCTATCGTTGATAAGAGGAGACCGGAACCAAACAAGTCAGAAATTATGAATATTATTGGTGATATTGACGGAAAAACTGCCATTCTTGTGGATGACATGATTGACACAGCCGGTACTATTACCAATGCTGCTAATGCTTTAAAAGGGCTTGGGGCAAAAGAAGTATATGCATGTGCAACACATCCAATTCTTTCTGGCCCAGCCATTGAAAGAATCGCCGATTCTGCTATTAAAGAACTTGTTCTTCTAAATACTACACCTATTCCTGAAGAAAAAGTAATAGATAAAATAAAAGTACTTTCTGTAGCACCGCTATTCGCTGAAGCTATGATGAGAATATTTACAAATGACTCAATCAGCAAGCTTTTTGATTAA